AGGTATGTCGGTAATAATGTTTGATAATATATTACTCGCATGTGGTTGATATGAAATTAGATAGGCTACTGGAACGGAAGAAAAAAAGAGTGGCGTTCGTAAACGCTATTTTCGGAGCCGTGGATAAGAAGTGAGGGGTCTCTTTCCGACACGTGTTTGGTCCATCGCTCCCTTGAAAGCAACGGTTCTGTTTCTTTCACGACGATAACCAGCCGCCGCGTTTCACCACCTGACTTTTTTTGTcgaaattttaaactattattatGCAAACATTTTCTGAATTGTTTTGGATATAAGGGCATGATTAACTTCGGTCTATTAGCCGAGTTTCTTAattcatgatttgacatttttctttttttacacttttcggctaaAAAACGGTTTTTATATCTCTAAACCGAAGTTAAAAACTTCAGTTAAGAGACTGAGGTTAATCGTGGTCTAGATTTTCTTATGCAAACAAAATCGTCCGTGAGTGTCTGCATAGTTGCGACTGGTATCACGTTACAAGGTGAACTATTACGAGATTATCATTCACTTCTTACTGTGGatgcttgtttagttttttttactaTGCGAACatagttaaaacttaaaatgcTTTCTAATAGATACTATtagggtatgaatggtgaccggAGAATGATGGGGAATAATGCATTCCCTAACTTTCCTATAAAAAATCACCATTCGCAAGGAATAATAATTTCTTCTCATTCCCTCTCGTTCCtgtttttgtagagaattaaaggATAAAATTATTCCTTATTAAATTTGAGAAGGAACAACCATTACTTTTCATTCCTGCTATTTTTTTCCCGTATattctttttctgtttgttcCTCTTGTTTCCCGAATGGTCACCAGTGAAATCTGTTAGTGTGGAGCAGTGTTTTTAAACCCGGACCGGACCGGCGGTCGGACCGGATTGAACCATGAAACGAAAAAAATCCGGGTTGAGTTAAGGCTAAAACCCAACTAAAATCGAACCATTTAAAAACCCCTATCAAACCGTCAAAAACCTGGGAACCGGCGACCCAATGAACCGGCTAAAACCCGGTTCGTATATAAGacaaaattttgttaatgaaacaactaatttttcttcttttttaaataaaaataagatttatcaATGATTAATAAAGTATTATCTCTCGTCTTTTTATTTTGTCGTCTATACAACTCATAAATTATAAGATTCACAAAGTTTAATTTTCACGTTAAGATATTGGTTTTTTCTACTTCtctcttttttaaaatttttatttcatgatcAATTGTTTTAAAGACTAAATAATTGAAACATTTTCATTTATGAaattttgtatttcaaaatataacttttacctaatgtgtatataatttttttttaaaaggtgatgaagatctgcgaataaagtttaaatgtgctttttatattgattttagattttaattgttatttttaagttattGTACACATTATggtcatttaaatattttatttgatatgatatatttttattaaaaaaatatgcatattatttataaaatatcattaaatttagtttaatcGAAATAAACCCGATCGAATCTGGTTCAGATCCGGTCGAACCATAATGATCTATGACCCAAAAAAATTTCGGTTCGTTagccggtccggttttaaaaacactagtGCGGAGTGAAGATATCTAAATCCGGATTGATTGATCGTAAGTTTGTAACAGTTTTTTGTGGTTGTAAGTTTTAAGACATGTGGTTAATTCATTAGTGGCCCTAGTTGAGAACGATACTTGTCTTTTTggtgaataaaattatatcacgAAACCTTCCATTATATCGCAAACGTCCAAAACACGACGTGACCATTGGAGCCATGGTTAAGAAAAGCTAACATAGTTGGGGCAATATCGAATTTATTCTTACTTGTGgagctttttatttttaatttttaatcatatattgCTAAAATGAATCAACCACGAAGAAAGTAATTTGCCAAAAAAAGAAGTGATTTACACCCGATACAAATGGAAGATTACacataaagataaataatatatgGACCTTTCATGTGTCGATTCTGGAAGCATCTCCTCGTGTCTGTGTCCCGAAGCTACGAAGGCTTTTTGtccaagttaaaaaaaaattcacaaaatggtaataaaagatttgaatttatttctttataagGAAGGTTATCCTCTCGAATAATTTCACAatcatcttttctttcttctttttcttcctcatCAGCCATTATTATTATAATCCAAGCTCTGTTTCTTTTAAAACTCTGTTCATAATAAAAAGAGGAGGCCCTAAATTTGGATTCTAATTTTGGACGACAAAACAATTGTTTTTGtccaaaaacaaatttatgAACCCTTAGTGTAATAACAATCATCATcgtcagttaaaaaaaaaaaaaacaatcatcatcgtcatcgTTATCGTTAATGGCGGTGGAAACAATGTCCATGGGAACAGATCATTCATCAGCGTTGATTCTAACGTCGGGAGCAAGCGGTCGGGTTAGGGCTCTCTTCTCCATGAGAGAGCTCAAGCGCCTCTTTACCATCATCCACTCGCtcattctcttcctcctcctcccgTTTCGCTTCGTCCTTTGGCAGGGGAAGATGGGAGCGGTGGTGATCAGAGACGAGAAACAGGAGAGGAAGGTGCGAGCCGCGCCGCAGATCTTGGTCAAGAAAAGGAACATGATCAGCGTCTCGCCTCCGTCGGTTCCAGCTGCGGTGGTTGATGAGGAGGTTGCCGTTAGAAGGGAGCTTGCGATAAGGCGAGTTTTGGAAGATGAAGGCGGGGATGGAAGCTACGTCAGAGATTATTCGCTTTTCACGACGAAGAGAGGCGACACGTTGTTTACTCAGTCATGGTCACCTCTTTCCCTTAATCACAGGTAATTATTTTTCGTTTAACTTAAGTTTTGTCCttacaaaaaaagtttattacataatatttcATTATGTTCTTGTCTGGTTTCTTAACTTTCTTGATTTGTCTATTTCTTGCAGGGGACTTGTTGTTCTGCTACATGGCTTAAATGAGCATAGGTTTGAATATATATACGTTTCTAGTTATGCATCATTTGCTttgtatatagttttttttcttttggaagaAAGAAAGCTTAATATTagtttctttttcaaaatttttgcaGTGGAAGGTATAATGATTTTGCAAAGCAGCTAAATGCTAATGGGTTCAAGGTCTATGGAATCGATTGGATCGGtaatctttcttctctttcaccACTTGTAGTTAGCTTTCTGATATTCATCCTTAGTCAGTTACTCGAACATCACATGAAAAGTTATCAAAGTATAAACCTATACATGGTTTTCAACATCTTGATGATTtgaggttaaaaaaaaaaattcacatagTTAGTAGTCTTGATCTTGAACGTTTGGTAACATATATGTAACATGTTCTTAGCATAAATAGAAGCGGACATTAATTAGTAGTCTTCAACAATGTCTCTCTCTGTTTGGATGTGGCAGGGGAATATAGTGATTTTGTGTTTGAGGTGCTGCTTAATTCGTGTGGAAAGGTGACACATAAACCTCATCTTTAGTTTTACACTGCCAACAACTTAGGgactatgatttttttttttgtttactatgATTTGTTATATATGCATGAAGTTTAGAAGTTATAGCCTTTTCAGGCATCTCCCTCAGTGATAATAACTTCCATATCTAATTCATCTGACCGTGAAAAGTAAATGATTCTGCCAGGTCATGGTGGAAGTGATGGACTTCATGCTTATGTTCCTTCCCTTGATTACGCTGTTGACGATTTGGTATCTGACTCTCACCCTATATAGTTTTTAGAtcatgattaacccggagttCTTAGAGTGgtgttcttagcggaagttaagaaactgttttttaacttttaactaaaaagctaagaaccggttcttaaagtccttatttaagaaccggttcttagtttttttagttaaagttaagaaacagcttcttaacttccgctaagaactccaccctaagaaccccgggttaatcatgctcttagattCCAAAACAAACTAACACCATCATTACCTTTTGTAGAAATCATTTCTTGACAAGGTTCTCACAGAG
This Brassica napus cultivar Da-Ae chromosome C6, Da-Ae, whole genome shotgun sequence DNA region includes the following protein-coding sequences:
- the LOC106402494 gene encoding monoacylglycerol lipase-like, translating into MAVETMSMGTDHSSALILTSGASGRVRALFSMRELKRLFTIIHSLILFLLLPFRFVLWQGKMGAVVIRDEKQERKVRAAPQILVKKRNMISVSPPSVPAAVVDEEVAVRRELAIRRVLEDEGGDGSYVRDYSLFTTKRGDTLFTQSWSPLSLNHRGLVVLLHGLNEHSGRYNDFAKQLNANGFKVYGIDWIGHGGSDGLHAYVPSLDYAVDDLKSFLDKVLTENPGLPCFCIGHSTGGAIILKAMLDPKIESRVSGIALTSPAVGVQPSHPIFTVLAPIVAFLLPRYQLSAANKEGVQVSRDPQALITKYSDPLVFTGSIRVRTGYEILRIASHLQQNLNKVKVPFLVMHGTADTVTDPNASNRLYEEASSSDKSMKLFEGLLHDLLFEPEREVIAGVILDWLNQRV